The genomic window AGtcgtgcaaaaaaaaaaaagaatggtaAGCGATTGAGGAGAGGGGGTAATCACAGTAAGACCGTTGGAATGGGGAAGGGACGCCGAAGGTTGTGATGGGCGGTTGAGAGAGAGATCAATAATCTCCATAATAAGAAGAGATACAATGTGACAAATTCCGAGTTTAAGTTCCCATTGTGCactttacttttgtttttcacaTAATAAAGGGCATGTATTTGCATTAATATTCATGCACTTTTGAAGTTAACTTCTACTACAAACATTGCCATTCCAGTCGGATCCAGATAAAGTTAGATATACTAATATTTGGCCTGACCAATTGTATAAACACATGCAGTTTAATGCATATCTGCCTCCAAACTCACTTGGTAGTTGAAATATCCAATGAGATCCACTCTAGGTGAGAGCTACCAATGTACCAGATTCCTTTCTTAAGGTAGGTGCCCACGTCTTCAATAGAGGACCACTTTTTGCGTTTTATTTTAGGGCTGATTCTGTTAAACTGAAGGACCACCAAGATGCACAAGTCTTAGACTGTGGGCCATATGCAGGACAATAGAAAAACTAGTCAGTGCATTTACATTCATTTTAGTAGCCTTTCAAGCAAGCAAGCACTATATCTAGCGTGCAAAGAGTgtccaagaagaagaacaatgtATTTTTGGAACACATGGTcttaaaatatatacattttaagAATACCATGTTTTCATTTTAGAAAACATAGCTATCATTTTTATAGGTATAAGGTATAATttcattatgttttttaaaaactagAGAAATGTTTTTTTCGGACGTACGTCTTCTCAAACAGCCTCTTAACTTTTGCGCCTAGTTTCCATGTGGCCTTGTCAAGGAGTAACTCATTCTCTTTAACACTGAGCAAGTCCTATCTTCCCATACTTTCTTTCCAAGGTTCCCATAAGGAATTCACCTTTAAGGTGCCTTTGAATGGCTTTTTCCACGGCTAACAACTGATCAGCGAATCTTCCCTCGTAGTTTAGCTACGATCACTATGTCTACGTCTCCATAATTCTCCAAACGTGACAAATTAGCACGAAGTTTGTAAGATGGTCAGCCGCAAGATACAACCTGTTGGGATCCTTGAAAGGCAGACTCCGGCTGTGTTTGTGGTAGTGGAAGTTGCTGGAGTTAGAGAGGCACGCTGAGTTTTATATTTTCACATAGAACAGTAATCATGGCAATTTAAACCATCTCACAACAGGATAACTGCTCTAAGAAAAAGAATCTCagtcaagaaaaaacaagaagtcATACCCGAAACAGAAGCAAAgccaaaatttgtaaaaatttacaCTACGATAGGGAATGTAGTCTGGGTACGCAGTGCAAATGACGAAGTGAATCGAAAGCAAGAAAGCCAATTTTATAGAAGGAAAGAGGGTAGGTAACTGCTTGAAACCATGGGAAAGACACAAGATGGACTATAAAGGAAAGAAGGTTTCCTCATCTGTGCTGGAGACCATGGGGTGGACACAAAATGGATACTGCAATTGTCAGGGATAAAAACGGCGACAGACCGTTCAACTCCAACCAGTCAGATTTAAAAGTAACCATATTCCGTCGACACTATATGTCAAAAGGTCATCAAACTCCAAGAAATCAAACTTGAAATAACCATCTCTGGATTGGTCACTAGGAGGAAGAATTTCAGCTTAACATACCCATCAGTAAGACAGAAACAATGTGTTATTACACCAACACGCAGAATGCAAATGCATAGATCAATCAATTGCATTGAAGAATATCGAAGTAATCAAGCCTGCAGCAACTTAAAGTATTATTTTGCACAAGTTATTTTACATAGGCACTAAACCATGAGCATGGATGGCACCATGATCTAGCCAAGAAATGCAGGTTCTCATCCTTGGTTCCATTAGTTAGATCAACAAATGTGGCTTAGATATGGCAACGATAAAGCATGTGGTAACTCAAAATAACGGTATTTCAAACAACAGGTGCCAGATTCAAGTGCAATCAGGAAGGATATCTACGTCAGACCAAAAGATGAACAGAAAAATATTAGCTTAAGCAAAGCGAGTCATAGAAGCAATAGCTAGAGAGAAACATGAGGAGCAATTGAAACTGCAGAAATGTTCAAGGATGAAAATGTCAAATCTGTAAGCATGTCCAGCTCTTCCTAACCAGTAAGTCAGTAACCAATGTAAAATGAGGATGCAACAGAGAACAGAAACCATTCAGCCTCTGCAAATTAAGCAATCTACAGACCCCAATGCACATCATGTTTAGAAGTGCCAAATGCCCTCAAGTGCCCAAGGTCGGCCAGCTGCCTGCTTCCTTGTGGGCCCAACTCCAGCTCACCCAAAAACTGGCTGGCGTGCAACTCTGATGCTTGCTTTGATCCTATCTCTGACTGGACGTGATGCAAATTAGAGGACCCATTATTCCTAATACTCCAAGCACTGGTTCTGTTTCTAGTAGGTGACAGTGGTTCCAATATAGCACTTGGAGAATATGTAGCAAACGGAGGAAAAGTTGGACTCCACTGAGATGAAGTGCAATGCAATTTGTCAGAATTGACATCAGGGCAAGGTGGGCCATCATGAGGCTGACCCATACTGGAGTCCTCATCATTGAATAGGTGGTTTACGGTAATAAGGCCAGAAGAACGAGCTTTTGATCCCAATGGTTGGTgtgacagaagagagagagcacaacCGTGGTCGGAGACTCCTGAGAAACAGTCCCTTGGTGAAATTTCGTGGCTATAAAAGCTAGACCCACCAGATGAACCTTGTAAAAATGGATGAACTCCTGGCAACAAAATATCAGCAGCAGAAGCATCACCCTGCCAGAGATGTGGAAGATAGTTTCCTGTAGCTTGGACTTGGTCCGGTGCATGTTCACTAACTCTGATGGTTGGCCACACATCCTTAACAGCATGCTTTGGGAAGGTAAAGTCTACCAAGAGTCCACCAATCCTGCTGTTCTCTGTgacaaagaaacaaatgaagatAGATCAGCCAGAAAAGGTTTAAGCCACAAAGTTCAAGTCAAAGTCAACAGGTTGCAAAACCAGTATAAGGAAAAGATGTAATGGGTCCTAACCATAAAGAGTGGAAGTGAACCGTCCGTAATGAGATGGTATTAAACCTGGCGGTGGCTTCCTTCGACGTTCATTATGACCAGCTAACCGTCTGCGGCAACTGCGTTTTCCTTGGTCAAATTCAGACAGCTGATGAAATCTGTGTagaaaaattataagaaaaccATTAATTTCATCGATGATGATAAAAAGATGAAGCCCCAATTGCCACTAAAAATTTGCACTATGGACAACAGAAGACAGTATGAAAACAATCGAAATCAAGGTGGTGATGATCTGTGCAAGTGTGTCCCATGCATGTACACAATCTTTTGATTGTACGCACATGATTTTTTTGAGCTTACACGCCTGTAATATGCATAGTTTGTTAGCCTGCTTCCTTTCTGACAACTAGGCCGAACAACCCCACTCATCTTAGTTAATAGTTACCTTTTTCCACCTTACACAGCCCAATTTCTAAGCTTGTGCCCTTTTTGAGACAACCCTTTTTCTGCCTTCCTGACCAGTATAACCAAGAGTATCATAgccgcaaaaaaaaaaaaaaaatcagtaccCAGCAAATTAATGGAGATGTAGACATATTCTGTCAATCATGATGACGAACGAAACTGGCAAAAAGTTTTGTAGGGTCACAAGGCCTTCACTGAGATAAAGTCACCCAGAAAAATTGTCTCAGAGCCATCAGTTTAAGCCACCTTTTCCAGGTAAAATCATAACGCAACAGTTATCACAAGTTTTCCAGAAAGGAAAATGTTTGGGAAGTATCTTAACAATCGGATATACTTTCTGCCACTGTAACTAGATAAAAAGGCTTCATCCAACAAAGCTTCTGGAAACTAATGCTGGCATGCGACTTGAGACGTACTTGGACTAGTTTCCCATCTCACATGTGATGTGGAGAAAAATGCTTTTTGAAACGTACTTGCAGCTAGTATTTTTCATTAATGTGCACACACAAGTCAAAGATACAAGTTCGAACTAAATGGAGTGAAGCGGAAAGCCACAGCAAAGATATGCTCCATGAATTCAAGCTGAAAAGGTCAACATATGCATTTTGGAGGCGAAAATTTTTAACTtataagcaaatgaaaagaaCCAAAACAACCTATAATTCTACATCCTCAGATCTCCAGGAAACATGAATCTTAACCTTCTGGCTCCTGAAGCTGGTACACAAGTGAAGATCAGTTAGGAATcttatgatccaatatattgcggCTTCCAATGTGGCATTCATTAGAAAGAAAGGTAAAGAACTCTTGAAGAGGTggagataaaaaaataataaataaaaataaggagATTTACAAAACAACCCAACTTTTTGATCTTGCTAAAAACTCATCTATGTCTTGCAGGGTTTTCAAAATTAACGTTCTGTCAACTAAACCTTAGATATTCACTAATTCAAGCTACATCAATGAgattaataactaaaataccatcaaacatgatGCCCTCAAGGCCTCAACACAAACAAATGTTCGTAGTGTACATTGGTCTCTTTAATTATATCTATTAACATTAGTACATGTTTAAGCGTATCGAAATCAAATAGCTTTTCGCAGCATCCAAATCAGTCAGGTGACATTTTATCTTATTAATGCTAGAATTTTACACAAGAAAAACCTAAGTATATACATCATTTATAtcttcatgttattttttagaaGGCAAAGCCAGAAAATGGTAATCTGTCATTAATTTGGTAGTGGGCTAGACAGAAATGGAGGTACGGCTTTCAACACACCCACAAATTTCATGCTTGGGTCTTTGAGGTGAGGTTTTCCTTAAGagaatcaaattttttaaaaatgaaaaaaaaacctaaaaattagttaaaactaaaataaatgaagaacaaatAAGTAAACACAAAAATAACTAGctaagatgataaaaatgatgtttttggaattttagtgaCGGTAAAAATGATGAGAAgtaatttaatttaaatttaaagtttaaacaatgGCAACTACAACTAAGATGCAGAAAACACAACAATAACATGCCAAATTtacattcatgtttttttcaaagaaaaagtgtcttttcctcttttctttttgtgcttcacgtttttaatgttaaaatcacattttttccaGACATAAATGTGATATTTGTGGCTCTGATTTTCAATCAACCTAAAACTTAAGTGTGTTTTAAACGGTATGTTTGCTTTTTATTAggaaaatttcaacaaaacaCCTAAAGCGTAGGCAAAAATTAAAAgtgcacccaaattttttataGTCAGAAACAAACTTAAGCTTTTTCATGGTTAATTGAAAACATTAATAAGTGAATTTCTGTTAAGTCAACCAGTAAGTCAGTGAAAACTTTACTATTTCACACTCTTAGGTGTGACTCTTGAACACACTAAGAATACATATAAACATAGGAATCtaaagtaaaaaacaaattacTGATATCTTACAGATATTAGCACAATATCATTTTATATACAATTttggatattttgaaaatattgcaagatTTTTCAGATAATATGGTTTCTCTACATTTTGGCGATgaaattgtgatattttcaataTATCACTGATAACTATGACTATGGTTCAAAGGACGATTTGtgttacatataaatatataaatgccAGCTTATATTAATCCAAAATAGCTGGACATATACGCCGTTGGACCTTAATGGGACCTCCATAGAGGATGAAAAACTCTTGGTCATCAATGAACTCATTTTTTACAGATCTCCTAACAATCttgcacacaaacacatgcatgtaCCACCCAGATGCGTATTTTACCAGACAAACTCATGATTAAAGAAGTGCAGAAACAAATTGTAGCATCTCTCGTGAGACAACCATGACCGGAGTACATCAACATCATTAATAGCACTTAATCATTTTTTATCACAATCTGAAGCACACAGATAAGAGCATTTTATTGTGCACAATTGCATATTATGAATCCAATGGTGTAATAATTAGACCAAGATCagtataccaaaaaaaaaaggaattattAGCTATGGAAAAAAGTCCTAGAAACATAAAGGTATGGGGTGATAAAGAACAAGCTTAGTGATAATTGAAGTGATGAGTTAGAAAACTTTTCTTATGCCCTTATAGGAGattgaataaaatatatttcctAAAGTAATCCATTTAAAGTCTTAAAGAAGACCTGTGAGCAGCACCAAGAAATATGATTAACATTTCTTCATATTTTAGGCACCTTAGAATGATTCCACCTAAAAGGTATAATGTCAGTAACTTGGCACAGATTGAACACATCAGAAGCTGGTGTAGCTTTATGACAAACTACCAGTATATTGTTGTCTATGTAATACCTATCTTGACCAAAAAATTAGACCTGAATACAGTAAATCAGGAAAAGATGTGACTAAGACTTGAAGGAAGAAAGGCCCAACTTAAGATGCATGCCCTGCTTCCACATTCAAGTATTCGCATAGGAACCTCCCAATTGATGTTGCATTGATGATGGTGGTCACAATCATTGTGGGCATGCATTTCCTTGTTGGATCATGCAAAAACTAACAGAATGAAAATGTAAGTCTTATGCTTTCTGTAGTTAATCTTTTAGGAACGTGTGACCTTGTATTTTTCAGTGCTCATTTTATCCTTACCAATTTCTCCCTTCTATCAACAGAAAAATGCTGTCCAATTATTAGTTATTTATCTGTATATCATGCTCATATCAATTAATCTGAAATAATCCCATTACAGATTCTATGTACATAAGTAGGGTTGTGGCTCAACGCAGTTTGACTAGTGAAATATTGTTTGATTCCATGTAGTGGGCTAAGAGAGCATTGTTCGGCTTGTTAATCAACACAAAACAACAAGTATGGACAAAGGCTGCTTCTCTTCAATTGGCTCATATAGGCTCTATGACAAAATGGGTGCAGGAAGTGGGGTGCAAGTGCTGGTTCTGATGCAGGTGTGGCACTTTTTGAAAAGCACTTGGATGTGGGTGCGGCAAGTGTATGTGTGTAAGCATCTCCACATGATAAAGTATAGACTTCTACATTATACATACATCATAAGCATGTATTCtacattttatgaatttattacTTATTTTAAGTGTGCATTATGTTTCTTAATACAGCTTTTACACATCTAGGTGCAGGAATGTGAACAGATATACATTAGTAGATGTGGACAACAGTGAGGGATCTGATCAATTTGATCAGATGACTGACAGATGTACCACATCAAAAGTAATTTTAAGAAATCAAACTGCTGGCTATCAtccacttttttgaaaaaaaaaaaaaattgctgttgATGTGGCAGGCCATATGCACTTGCATTTTAATGTTTGCTCTACAGCCTTGTCATATGATACAAAACAAGCTTCCTCGGAATATTTCGGGAAGCGCCAAACAGGATTTTATTTAAGTGCATCAACACAGAACATACTCCCAAAGGATGCTTTTTTCCACATATGCTGATGTAAATGATGGACAAAATGCTGCTGCAAAAATGTTTTTAGCATGGTAAGGAACTCAACTGCATATTCACCTATTCCCAAGGCCAGGGAACAGATAATGGGCCATTGCAACCAAGTAAAATGTGTTTTGACAATCTGTCAAAATAGTTTAGTGAGATTGATCCATCATTTACAATGATCTTGGCTTCACATTCTCGACCACTGTAGCTAACGTGCACCTAAGTGCTCATCTAGGCACTGGCCAGTAGCCTAGATGTCTAGCTAAGGCACCTAGGTGGTACACAAGAAAAAAGATACTGTTTTCGTAATTGtttcgtttattttttatttatttaatctcCAATATATTGATTGAGGTGGAGTGTTTTCAAACACCCActcaccccccccccccccccacccaaccacccaaaaaagaagaaaaagaaatcacccaatttCCCTGATAACCTTCTTTATCTTATTCCCCCTTTTTCTTATGTTGAATAGGATCAGCAAGGCCACATTTACTACATAGCTCTTCTCTGGGTGGATCAAGAAGAATGTCTTAAATGCCAAGAGCTTGGTACTCGTGTTTCCATTGCCATGAAATTGATATGATAGGTAGACTTTCTTGGAAGACCATAGTGAGGCATCTATGTGGTTTTACTTTTCCACCAAACAGCAAGGGATGCATTAAATGTAGACATCCAGCACCTGCAAATTTTACCACACctcattgaaaagaaaaaagagactgGAAGATCATTGTCATATTATGAGAGCAAATTGCAGTATCTATTTTTTAAGACAATACAGTGCACACATTATTcacgaagagagagagggagagtgaggTAGATTATGCACTACATTGTCCACACTACTACTGCACCATATGCGGCCAGCAAGAGTTCAGAAATTTGCAGTTTCAAGTTATTCCCTTAGTAATTGACAGGCTACACCTTTAAATCTAAGAAGGAATCAAAAGCTCAATacaatttgtttttctcctttaatCAATAATGCAGTGGAGTGTCTAGCTATGTCCATTGTCCagaagaaaaattcaagaacaaaCTTTCCAAATGAAATAGCCAAATAGGCACCTCATGTCATGGAATAAAAAGAATTATCATCAGGTGACCCAAGAAAATATTGCTTCCTATTACTAAACCCTAAGTTTGTGATCAAACTCCAAAAGAAGCAGATCCCTCCTTCACTATACTGCTACTCAGAATGGAACAGGCCACCATGCTTAATCATAAGCATCTCATACAGAtgaataatgataaaaataataatgacaaCCAGTTCAAGCTGCGCCCAGAAAAATGTCCAACTCTTTTACATGTTTCTATTCGAAGGTGTTACCTTCATCAGGGTCCTCCTTAACAAGGGACATGCTTTCTGCAGTTGGGATCCTTCCTTCAACAGTTACAAAGAAAAAGTATTTTGGTTCTCTGTTCACCAATGACAAGGTCTGATACATCATCCCCTACTGTAAGAAAGTTTAAATATCTGGCAATAATTTCATAAAGAGAACATCCCCAACACATTCCCGTCCGTAGGCTAAACCAACACATACTTGAACAGCAGAAAAATAACACAAATAAATCAggaaaacactttttttaacCGCAAACTTCAGGATTggcggaaaaaagaaaacaaactcaGGTCCATTTTATCATCATTCTAAGGAATTCTCAGAAAGGGAAtataagaaaagagaagggCTCATGAGAACTATTTCCGTTCCTGGCAAAACATCCACCACTCGCACCATGCTAAATCTGAAAACCGGACACAGAACCAATTTGATATACATgtcaagaaagaaagagcaacTATTtccgattaaaaaaaaaacggccATTCCAACCATGGTAAAACCGAAAACCAGGGCAACCAATTCGGAAACATCTTCTTCTCTCAATCCTAATCATTTCCAGTTACTTGATTGCCCCCAAGATCCAACTCCCATGAGAAAACTTTCATCAGAGATAAATCACAATGATTCCCGTAACCACTCATTGCTAGCAAACGCAGAAATGAACAAGAGCCAGATCTTACATCTAAGAAGAGACAAAACATCAGGAACCAAACGACCAACACAGTttggggggggagagagagagagagagagagagagagagacctgctACATTGTTGGCAGAATCTCTGCTCCATACCCGCAACGATGACCTTGGGAGACTTGGAGTGCATGCCACACACCTTGTGCCTGCAGTAATAGGCCTTAGAGCCGGTAAGGTCTGCCTTGCAGCCCTCAACCTGACACCTCGGAGGCTGCCCGCCCTGCAGCACTCCTCTGGCCCGCTTAGGCGGCGCCGGAATCGCCACCAAGGAGGTCCCGGAAAGGCACCTCGGCTTGGTTGTGGCAGCTCCTGCACCCCCATCCTGGAAGTAGGTCCTCTTGCCAAGCTTCAGCCCGTCGATCGGTGACGAAGAAGCGGCGCCTGCGCCGGCAGCGGCAgcagcggcagcagcagcaCCAGAGACGCCATTGCCAAGATGCCGACCATCATCACCACCGTCCTCCCTCTCCTTCACAGCCCGAAGGTCCATGACGACGGGTGGTGGTCCGAAATGTGGCCTTCTggcgccgccgctgccgctgctgctgctgctgctgctgcttcactcccaacaccaccaccaccccTTCAGCACTACCAACTTTAAAAAGGTGTCTGTCTCCCCTGTCTCCGCGTGCGCCCGCACAGCCGTGTGAAGAAGGGGCGGTGCGATGAGGCTACAGCGAGCATCAAGGAtatgatgaaaagaaaggatTTGTAAGGAAGGATAAGAGACGGCTGCACTCCGGTCACGGCCTCTGCGTGTGCCTTCTGAGCGCGCGCGAACGCGTCATGCATGTTGCAGATGCacaagagaaggagagagcGCGAGTCCTGGTTGGTTACAGGAGAAGTCAGGGGAGAAGTCAGAAGAGTGCTGTGATATGCTGTGATACGTGTGAAGAAGTGGGGAGAGTGGGGACCGTGGGATTCGAACCAGAGGCCACTTTCAGAGTCCGACTTTGGTAGTACTGTGATTTCTTACTATTTAAGGGGTGGAAATGGGAGCTCAATGTGGAGACAATTGTACTTTGTGCCGATGTTCGATAATTGCGTCCTTTAGATCAGAGATCGGACCACAGTCGCCAAAGAGGCTGTTGCCTGTTGTCCAATTGTCGCTTATCTTTGGATCGAATCCCCATACAAATTCTGAGAGATCCAAATGCTGGATCCACTGTCTCGCTCTTGACCTGTGGCTCTTTTTCTCCATaagcttttcattttcatttcttctgtTTTCCTGTCCTTCTCTATTCCGTTACTTGCTTTTGTTCTCAGTTTTAGACACGACATTCACGGCACTGAAATCATGTCAGAGGCTTGGTTTATTGCCAACCATTAATGGCTGGCCATTAAGGTTTTAAGTTTATTAAAGCCCTTAGGTGGGCTAATTTAAGGCTTGCCAAATTTTAGGTTTGTCCGGCCTAGCCCATTGTCCAGCCTTACGTCtaactttcttctcctttttcactTTATATATCAATTCTTTCATTACGCCATCTCCTTGTCGTACCCGGTACAATTAGTCCTGGCTGTCTGATCTGTTTACATTGGACGACCGTCTTTCCATgtcccctctctctcctcgccGGCATACACCGGATGTGTTAGAGTACTTAACTAGCAACGAGACTCATCAAGAAGTACAACTAGCACCCAGCTGTCTGCTTATGCTCCAGTCTCCACCACTCTCTTGTATACACTGTATAAATATGCACACAAATCAAAAGTAATTATTATTAGGCATTTGAGAAGAACGATCCCCAAGGACGTGATCAAGCACTGAGAGGAAGATAACTGATTGAAGCTCAAAGTACAGAGTCTCCCGAAGCTTTAGAGATGGTAGAAGCAGGGAACATCTCACACCCTACCATAGGAAGTTCCTCAAATCAGGTATAGAACATGAGAACTTTTGTGAAAGAACCTGATCTTGCTCTTAAAATCACGACGACTCCTCTAACATCTTGTGGACAAAGTCAGCGAGCCTCTACTTATGTGGAAAATCCAAACTAGATATGTCAACGGCAAGATGATAGCTTCTTCGAAAAATGATCCTACATACGAGGAGTGGGAAGTGAATGACAGGATCGTCATGTCTCTTGGCCTCTCAACTCCATGCAAGCACCTATAGCTGAAGGGTACTTGTTTTTAGACTCGGCTAACGAGTTGAGGGATTTCTTGTCAGAAATCTATGGTGAGAAGCAAAATCTCGCCTGGGTCTACCAGCTACAACAGGAGATCGGAAAAGCTACAAAGGCAGAGCGTCCATTTCACCTATATCTAAGTAATCGCAAGGGAATGTGGGATAAGCTTCAACAACATCGTCCACTAAATCCTGATATAGACGTTTTAAAACAACGAACTGAGGAAGGCAAGGTCTCCAAACTCCTTGCTGGCCTAGGGCAGGAATATGAAGggttttgaatccaaatattaATCACTCACCCAATGCCATCATTCAACAGCATATGCTCCATTATCCAGAGGGAAGAGACGAGACAAAAGGTGatgaaagaagaaggagaaaaacttaagcaagaagctATGATTCCTCAAGAACGAATGGCATTCAAGTCCGAGCTAAGGGAACGCAA from Nymphaea colorata isolate Beijing-Zhang1983 chromosome 6, ASM883128v2, whole genome shotgun sequence includes these protein-coding regions:
- the LOC116255400 gene encoding squamosa promoter-binding-like protein 17 gives rise to the protein MDLRAVKEREDGGDDGRHLGNGVSGAAAAAAAAAGAGAASSSPIDGLKLGKRTYFQDGGAGAATTKPRCLSGTSLVAIPAPPKRARGVLQGGQPPRCQVEGCKADLTGSKAYYCRHKVCGMHSKSPKVIVAGMEQRFCQQCSRFHQLSEFDQGKRSCRRRLAGHNERRRKPPPGLIPSHYGRFTSTLYENSRIGGLLVDFTFPKHAVKDVWPTIRVSEHAPDQVQATGNYLPHLWQGDASAADILLPGVHPFLQGSSGGSSFYSHEISPRDCFSGVSDHGCALSLLSHQPLGSKARSSGLITVNHLFNDEDSSMGQPHDGPPCPDVNSDKLHCTSSQWSPTFPPFATYSPSAILEPLSPTRNRTSAWSIRNNGSSNLHHVQSEIGSKQASELHASQFLGELELGPQGSRQLADLGHLRAFGTSKHDVHWGL